The candidate division KSB1 bacterium genome includes a region encoding these proteins:
- a CDS encoding 4Fe-4S binding protein, translated as MAYYIDHDLCTGCGRCKPVCPVGAITGTKNYYQINAQTCNDCSGFSENPLCVIECPITGAIKKLEVE; from the coding sequence ATGGCCTATTACATCGACCATGATCTCTGCACTGGTTGCGGAAGATGCAAACCCGTTTGTCCTGTTGGCGCAATAACTGGCACCAAAAACTACTATCAGATCAACGCCCAGACGTGCAATGATTGCAGCGGATTTTCTGAAAATCCGCTCTGCGTGATTGAATGTCCAATCACTGGCGCCATAAAAAAGCTTGAAGTCGAATAA
- a CDS encoding non-lysosomal glucosylceramidase has translation MMILKLLYVGMFILGSTILALAAQPYDKKVLYDFSPIKTLRGDYLKEVAFPIGGIGTGNITLGGRGELRDWEIFNRPGKGKQLNLTFFSIWMRAKGQPAVAKILERKFFPPYTGWMGFPRNNLAGVPRFNEIEFRGEYPFGWLKFFDPKIPLTIELEAYNPFIPLDPDNSGIPAAIFNWTITNPLDVPVEAAICLSMQNPIGTDGKTFDSKLVHSGINEFLTDGTLSGIKFSSSYLSEDDIRFGTMAIMTPAKELNVLTCWYRGGWWDNAHIFWDDFSDDGWIADRREKAISPESHTDVASLNVHFQLSPKERRKIPFYLTWHFPQRENYWNSEPEVHGKKMTNYYATKFADAVTVARYLVDHLDYLEGQSRQFHHALFSSTLPNFVLDAVGSQLSILKTNTVMRIHDGPFFGFEGISDEAGCCWMNCSHVWNYAQTVAFLFPSLERSARETDFLHNTYDNGYMPFRSLVPLGDYRWKFKPCADGQMGAILRAYREWKLSGDNAWLARLWPKIKASLEFAWKGVGDIPESLQWQKENLPVPWDGNKDGVIEGEQHNTYDIEFYGPNTMTGSLYLAALKAAAEMARFMDDSNAANTYLQLYKNGSAQYDALLWNGKFYVQKIHVAEGIQIPAHLQLQKDDLCCPSKASQYGKKGELDQSNIPKYQFGKGCLSDQLLGQFAAFVTGLGYIMEPSHVKRALQSIFEHNFQTDLANFSNVQRVYALNDEAGLLLCTWPDGDRPALPFVYSDEVWTGIEYQVAASLIYAGLIDEGLTLVKAVRDRHDGLRRNPWDEFECGHHYARALASWAVLLAISGFQYDGVKQMMGFSPVIHLDQFQVFWSCGTGWGIFSQNPIKISLKVLFGELLLSQFSFSADPKSDVRAVMLDKNTITFKSVYKRPQRHIQFDKPLKISSGSELNFMLKAK, from the coding sequence ATGATGATATTAAAATTGCTGTATGTCGGAATGTTTATCTTGGGCTCGACTATTTTGGCCTTAGCTGCCCAGCCTTACGACAAAAAAGTGCTCTATGATTTCTCTCCTATCAAAACCTTACGGGGAGATTATTTAAAAGAGGTTGCTTTTCCAATTGGAGGTATTGGGACAGGGAATATCACTTTAGGAGGCCGGGGTGAATTGCGGGACTGGGAGATCTTTAATCGGCCTGGAAAGGGCAAGCAGCTCAATCTGACTTTTTTTAGTATTTGGATGCGGGCTAAAGGCCAGCCTGCTGTTGCTAAGATCTTGGAGCGAAAGTTCTTCCCTCCCTATACTGGCTGGATGGGTTTCCCGCGCAACAATCTTGCTGGAGTTCCGCGCTTCAATGAAATTGAGTTTCGGGGAGAATACCCCTTCGGATGGTTGAAGTTTTTCGATCCGAAGATCCCGCTCACCATCGAATTGGAAGCCTATAATCCATTCATCCCATTAGATCCAGATAATAGCGGCATCCCAGCGGCCATTTTTAACTGGACCATCACGAATCCGCTCGACGTCCCAGTAGAAGCAGCGATTTGTCTCTCCATGCAAAATCCAATCGGCACCGATGGCAAAACGTTTGACTCGAAATTGGTGCACAGCGGGATCAATGAATTCTTGACTGACGGTACCCTGAGTGGGATAAAATTCAGTTCTAGTTACCTATCGGAAGATGACATCCGGTTTGGCACCATGGCAATCATGACCCCAGCGAAAGAGCTCAATGTACTGACTTGCTGGTATCGCGGTGGATGGTGGGATAATGCACATATTTTCTGGGACGATTTTTCTGATGACGGCTGGATCGCTGATCGTCGAGAAAAAGCAATTTCGCCAGAGAGCCATACGGATGTCGCTTCATTAAATGTACATTTTCAACTTTCTCCAAAAGAACGCAGGAAGATCCCTTTTTACCTTACTTGGCATTTTCCGCAGCGAGAAAATTACTGGAATAGCGAGCCAGAGGTTCATGGCAAAAAAATGACCAATTATTACGCCACCAAATTCGCTGATGCCGTCACCGTGGCTCGTTACTTGGTCGATCATCTGGATTATCTGGAAGGACAATCCCGACAATTCCACCATGCCCTATTCAGCAGCACGCTCCCGAATTTTGTCCTCGATGCCGTTGGTTCTCAATTGTCGATATTGAAAACCAATACAGTGATGAGAATTCATGATGGACCATTTTTTGGGTTTGAGGGGATTTCTGATGAAGCTGGCTGCTGTTGGATGAATTGCAGCCACGTATGGAACTATGCGCAAACAGTCGCTTTTTTGTTCCCTTCTCTGGAACGCTCCGCTCGCGAAACCGACTTTTTGCATAATACATATGATAATGGTTACATGCCGTTTCGATCGCTGGTTCCGCTCGGTGATTACCGATGGAAATTCAAGCCCTGCGCAGATGGTCAAATGGGGGCTATCTTAAGGGCTTATCGAGAATGGAAGTTGTCTGGCGATAATGCCTGGTTAGCTCGATTGTGGCCCAAAATCAAGGCCTCGTTGGAATTCGCCTGGAAAGGGGTCGGAGACATTCCAGAATCTTTACAATGGCAGAAAGAGAACCTTCCAGTTCCGTGGGATGGAAACAAAGATGGGGTCATCGAAGGCGAGCAGCACAATACTTATGACATCGAATTTTATGGACCGAACACCATGACCGGCTCTCTTTATCTGGCAGCATTAAAGGCAGCCGCTGAAATGGCTCGTTTCATGGATGATTCGAATGCCGCGAATACTTATCTGCAACTCTATAAAAATGGGAGTGCCCAATATGACGCCTTGCTCTGGAACGGCAAATTTTATGTGCAAAAGATTCACGTGGCCGAGGGAATTCAAATTCCGGCTCATTTGCAATTGCAAAAGGACGACCTGTGCTGCCCATCCAAAGCTTCTCAATATGGGAAAAAAGGCGAGCTCGATCAAAGCAATATTCCAAAATATCAATTCGGTAAAGGCTGTCTCTCTGACCAATTACTAGGTCAATTCGCTGCTTTTGTCACCGGATTGGGGTATATCATGGAACCATCCCACGTGAAGCGTGCCCTCCAATCGATTTTTGAGCATAATTTTCAAACCGACTTAGCCAATTTTTCGAATGTACAGCGGGTTTATGCGCTCAATGATGAGGCGGGACTGTTATTGTGCACTTGGCCCGATGGCGATCGACCAGCTCTTCCGTTCGTTTATTCAGACGAAGTCTGGACTGGGATTGAGTACCAGGTAGCTGCCAGTTTAATCTACGCTGGGTTGATTGATGAAGGGTTGACGTTGGTAAAAGCCGTCCGCGATCGCCATGATGGCTTGCGCCGCAATCCCTGGGACGAGTTCGAATGTGGTCATCATTATGCCCGGGCACTGGCCTCATGGGCGGTATTATTGGCGATTTCTGGGTTTCAATACGACGGTGTGAAACAGATGATGGGATTTTCTCCAGTCATTCATCTTGATCAATTTCAAGTGTTCTGGTCATGCGGCACCGGCTGGGGGATCTTTTCTCAAAATCCGATAAAGATCTCCCTTAAAGTTCTATTTGGAGAACTCCTATTGAGCCAATTCAGTTTTTCGGCAGACCCAAAATCGGATGTTCGTGCCGTTATGCTGGACAAAAATACCATTACCTTCAAATCTGTTTATAAGCGACCTCAGCGGCACATCCAGTTCGATAAGCCATTGAAAATTTCATCAGGGTCGGAGTTGAATTTCATGTTAAAAGCAAAATGA
- a CDS encoding M20/M25/M40 family metallo-hydrolase has product MLKKIYALVIIIFLLQVCFVNSLSQTSNQVLVLIDHPDFKLIGQIPELKVYHFDDDYLIGEIGSGDLFKLNQLRANYQIFDSQGWSGDYYVLKAIQDMDEKIARFKIRAMMKIDATKAIIKIENSEAPQFAAAGFGLEKISRTIKPVPRYSAKAIPMPTQTDSSILKILAQISADSLAAAVQRLQDFKTRYTYSDSIISAAQWIYNRYKSYGYSDVKFDTFYINNRPHRNVIATKPGLVYPDSVIMLGGHYDSIVNGSGTNPYVFAPGADDNASGTVAAMEAARVLAKSEFAATIKFAAWDAEEIGLVGSDAYAHQAFTNNQSIGLYMNFDMVANVSPKYNVTIYADNATMPLAELTSQMARLYTSLQPSLPGNTGGSDHRSFQLRGYRAYFVQEGVFSPHWHKTSDVTQNMDFNYMQQVVQMGVATAMYLAGPADFIHQRPLVKFLSAQFDDDAAGSSDGNGNGYLDAGEKIELFLTAKNFGDSTAHQVRAVLSSDDPYVSIITREGFFGSVVSQGTANNTYPFLILVASNCPSGHKIWFNLQFSDDSGNRWEDQFNLLVKMPELIFERQDFKIVSGNSDDKIDPGELIALFLALKNNGLRTASDIIATLRCGHPSIAIIDSVASFADISISSIGTNDADHLLIKVLPDARPEIISFSLNVSEGQGFYRTSIGFKLAIGQSKILLVEDDGRFDFSQYYKNAFDVLGIPYYHWDTQLRGMMMEDTLRRYERVVWYTGMESRPSLSVFGTKLLEHYLEQGGRLFINGALFPFSVRDSLILSQFLHSRYVSFDTRLSHLRTSGANSVLGELDFWLAKSGENYQSLRGEIDVSSPAEPILFYDLTTSSGKGNIKSSGVAGVAVAENNYRAVMFAFGWEAIENAEMRANIMASILNWLGGSATSIDFGPFVQHPIEHQLAQNFPNPFNTSTTILFHLSQPSEVRLTIYDLLGREIKMLAKGKFDKGEHKVIWQGDDEISQPVASGIYLVRMSAGNTSITRKIVLLK; this is encoded by the coding sequence ATGCTCAAAAAAATTTATGCTCTGGTAATCATAATCTTTCTCCTTCAAGTCTGCTTTGTCAATTCTCTCTCTCAAACTTCGAATCAAGTTTTGGTATTAATCGATCATCCGGATTTTAAACTTATTGGCCAAATCCCTGAGTTAAAAGTTTATCATTTCGATGATGACTATCTCATTGGGGAGATCGGCTCTGGAGATTTGTTTAAGCTAAATCAGCTCAGAGCAAATTATCAGATTTTCGATTCTCAAGGCTGGAGTGGCGATTACTATGTCCTCAAGGCGATTCAGGATATGGATGAAAAAATCGCCCGGTTCAAAATCAGAGCCATGATGAAAATCGATGCCACTAAAGCGATTATCAAAATTGAAAACAGCGAAGCTCCTCAGTTTGCTGCTGCTGGTTTTGGGCTGGAAAAAATAAGCAGAACGATCAAGCCTGTCCCACGATATTCAGCGAAAGCCATACCAATGCCAACCCAGACCGACTCTTCCATTCTTAAAATCCTTGCACAGATCAGTGCCGATTCATTAGCAGCAGCAGTGCAGCGACTCCAGGATTTCAAAACACGTTACACATACTCGGACTCCATCATTTCAGCCGCTCAATGGATTTACAATCGCTATAAGAGTTATGGATATAGCGATGTGAAATTCGATACTTTCTATATCAATAATCGACCGCATCGGAACGTTATCGCGACGAAACCTGGACTGGTTTATCCAGATAGTGTCATCATGTTGGGTGGACACTATGACTCCATCGTCAATGGCTCGGGCACCAATCCTTATGTTTTTGCTCCGGGTGCAGATGATAATGCATCTGGGACGGTTGCAGCCATGGAGGCAGCACGCGTGTTAGCCAAAAGCGAATTTGCAGCAACCATCAAATTTGCTGCTTGGGACGCAGAAGAGATCGGCCTAGTGGGAAGTGACGCATACGCCCATCAAGCTTTCACTAACAATCAATCTATTGGCCTCTATATGAATTTTGACATGGTCGCGAACGTCTCGCCCAAGTATAATGTCACCATCTATGCCGACAATGCCACCATGCCATTGGCAGAGCTCACCTCCCAAATGGCTCGGTTGTATACCTCATTGCAGCCATCGCTGCCTGGGAACACTGGGGGCAGCGATCATCGTTCATTTCAACTGCGCGGCTATCGCGCCTATTTCGTGCAAGAGGGCGTTTTTAGTCCTCATTGGCATAAAACCAGCGACGTGACCCAAAATATGGACTTCAACTATATGCAGCAAGTGGTGCAGATGGGGGTGGCGACCGCAATGTATCTCGCTGGTCCAGCCGACTTTATCCATCAGAGACCGCTGGTCAAATTTCTATCTGCTCAGTTTGATGACGATGCTGCTGGGAGCAGCGATGGAAATGGAAACGGCTATCTTGATGCTGGGGAAAAGATCGAACTGTTTTTAACTGCCAAAAACTTTGGTGATAGCACCGCGCATCAGGTCCGTGCCGTATTATCTTCAGATGATCCTTATGTCTCGATCATCACCCGCGAAGGTTTTTTCGGTTCTGTTGTATCCCAAGGCACGGCTAACAATACTTACCCCTTCCTAATTCTGGTAGCTTCAAATTGTCCCTCTGGTCACAAGATTTGGTTCAACCTTCAATTCTCTGACGATTCGGGAAATCGCTGGGAAGATCAGTTCAATCTTCTTGTGAAAATGCCAGAGCTGATTTTTGAACGCCAGGATTTCAAAATTGTCTCTGGGAATAGTGATGACAAAATCGACCCCGGCGAACTTATAGCGCTGTTTTTAGCGCTGAAAAATAATGGTCTGAGAACCGCCTCAGATATTATTGCAACCTTGCGCTGTGGACATCCAAGCATTGCAATAATCGATAGCGTAGCTTCCTTTGCGGATATATCGATCTCTAGCATTGGCACGAATGACGCGGATCATCTTTTGATTAAAGTTCTGCCAGATGCTCGACCGGAAATTATTTCGTTTTCGCTCAATGTTAGTGAGGGCCAGGGGTTCTATCGGACCTCCATTGGGTTCAAACTTGCCATCGGCCAAAGCAAGATCCTTTTGGTTGAAGATGACGGTCGCTTTGATTTCAGTCAATATTATAAAAACGCCTTCGATGTCCTGGGCATCCCTTACTATCATTGGGATACTCAGCTTCGGGGAATGATGATGGAAGACACGCTTCGGCGCTACGAGCGGGTGGTATGGTACACTGGTATGGAATCTCGACCCAGTTTATCGGTTTTTGGCACGAAATTGCTCGAGCATTATCTGGAACAGGGCGGCCGGCTGTTCATCAACGGGGCGCTATTTCCATTTTCAGTTCGAGACAGCCTGATTCTATCCCAATTCCTTCATAGTCGTTATGTAAGCTTTGATACGCGATTGAGTCACCTCCGGACCAGTGGCGCAAATTCAGTCTTGGGCGAACTCGATTTTTGGTTGGCAAAATCGGGTGAGAACTATCAAAGTTTGAGGGGCGAAATCGATGTGAGTAGCCCAGCGGAGCCGATCCTTTTTTATGATCTGACTACATCATCGGGGAAAGGGAATATTAAGTCTAGCGGAGTGGCCGGGGTTGCGGTCGCTGAGAATAATTATCGCGCTGTCATGTTTGCGTTCGGATGGGAGGCCATCGAAAACGCTGAGATGAGAGCGAATATCATGGCGAGCATCCTTAACTGGCTTGGCGGTTCAGCGACTTCGATTGACTTTGGGCCCTTCGTGCAACATCCGATCGAACACCAATTGGCTCAAAATTTTCCAAATCCATTTAACACCAGCACCACCATTCTTTTTCATTTGTCTCAGCCAAGCGAAGTACGCTTGACGATCTACGATTTATTGGGCAGGGAAATCAAAATGCTCGCGAAGGGAAAATTTGATAAAGGAGAACACAAGGTAATCTGGCAAGGTGATGATGAAATCAGCCAACCTGTTGCAAGTGGTATTTATTTGGTGAGGATGTCTGCTGGAAATACTTCGATCACCCGAAAAATTGTGCTTTTGAAATAG
- a CDS encoding DMT family transporter has translation MGKGYRWQAVSVLGMGLIAISFASIFIKLCSAPSLVIAAYRLTIASAVYIIFTRIRYGPILSRFSKVQRLWALASGSFLALHFATWITSLKFTTVASSVVLVQSAPVFVAIGSILFLREKPTKLTLLGIVIAFGGTFLISAHDFSSDRSSLVGNLLAIAGAIGAAGYLLLGRKLRTEIATFQYVTIVYSVAAFWLLLFVGFSGSQLVGYDNQTYLLFIAIALIPQVIGHTTVNWALKYFSATAVAVIILGEPIGASILAVLILKEKISGMKILGGLIILTGVILALLGESQQRTNAAQSELNHK, from the coding sequence ATGGGGAAAGGTTATCGTTGGCAAGCTGTTTCGGTGCTCGGAATGGGGCTCATCGCAATCTCGTTCGCATCGATTTTTATTAAACTCTGTTCCGCACCATCTCTTGTCATTGCGGCTTATCGACTCACCATCGCATCGGCCGTCTATATTATTTTTACTCGAATCCGATATGGTCCGATTTTGTCACGCTTCTCAAAAGTACAGCGCCTCTGGGCGTTGGCTTCGGGCAGCTTTCTAGCCCTGCATTTCGCCACTTGGATCACTTCGCTCAAGTTTACCACGGTTGCCAGTTCCGTGGTATTGGTCCAAAGTGCACCCGTTTTTGTTGCTATTGGCAGCATATTGTTCCTCCGTGAGAAGCCAACAAAATTGACATTGTTAGGAATTGTTATTGCTTTTGGTGGTACATTTCTTATCAGTGCGCATGATTTTTCTTCCGATCGAAGCTCGCTTGTCGGAAATTTGCTGGCTATTGCGGGTGCAATTGGAGCGGCTGGCTATCTTTTGCTCGGCAGAAAATTGCGGACGGAAATAGCGACCTTTCAATATGTCACTATCGTTTATTCAGTGGCTGCATTTTGGTTGCTCCTTTTTGTAGGCTTCAGCGGAAGCCAGCTTGTCGGATACGATAATCAAACCTATTTGCTGTTTATTGCGATTGCGTTGATCCCCCAAGTGATTGGCCATACCACCGTCAATTGGGCATTGAAATACTTCAGCGCCACAGCGGTAGCAGTGATCATTCTGGGCGAACCGATTGGGGCATCGATTCTTGCGGTCTTAATTTTAAAAGAAAAAATCAGCGGAATGAAAATCCTTGGCGGACTGATTATCCTTACCGGGGTGATCTTGGCTTTGCTGGGAGAATCGCAACAGCGAACAAATGCAGCCCAGAGCGAGCTAAACCATAAATGA
- a CDS encoding DUF2817 domain-containing protein, with product MKKCLVVLLLLPVFANAQIDLPLALQTPPLGTSHGEMMTFLTKIVAKSVLLELEIAGKSSVGRDIPVVYFPKRNHWRSHRATIMLFAQQHGNEPSGKEALLMLIHELNAKRGQARYRNLNLILVPMANPDGNELYQRRNGNQVDLNRNHLLLSEPETQLLHQLFERYRPEVTLDIHEYGPTGWLALGLLKDLGEQLDCISNPAIPVPLKRFAVTEILEPALDSTMLKGVKAGRYLITGADPTQPARHSTTDIDDGRNSFGIHYTLSFILEGMAGFSKSDRIWERAKSQLTMIKAFLNICDAKAGAITSIVRHWRKQSLHQVPDTVIIQANYTEKYSRPLTVNVTRCCDRRDTTIILSDYRPNPEPIVFVLRPKAYLIEQPDSTVLSVLKHHLLPYRVLVADTLCRVEQFEVTGIDTLRFEGRETLIPAGSYTRKEKNFSRGCILVPTNHGRAILLVQMLEPQSFYGLSHYAEFQFLSQNKFYPIYRLIE from the coding sequence ATGAAAAAATGCCTGGTTGTCCTGTTGTTACTGCCAGTCTTCGCCAATGCGCAAATCGACTTGCCTCTGGCGTTACAAACGCCACCGCTGGGAACCAGCCATGGAGAAATGATGACATTTCTCACAAAAATCGTTGCTAAATCTGTACTCCTTGAATTAGAAATCGCTGGAAAGTCCTCTGTGGGTAGAGACATCCCTGTGGTTTATTTCCCGAAGAGAAATCATTGGCGCTCTCATCGAGCCACCATTATGCTCTTTGCTCAACAACATGGAAATGAGCCATCAGGAAAAGAAGCATTGCTCATGCTTATCCATGAATTAAACGCTAAGAGAGGCCAAGCACGGTATCGAAATTTGAATCTCATTTTGGTGCCAATGGCAAATCCTGATGGCAATGAGCTCTATCAGCGCCGCAATGGAAATCAGGTGGATTTGAATCGCAATCATCTTTTGCTATCCGAGCCAGAGACCCAGCTACTACATCAGTTGTTCGAGCGTTACCGGCCAGAGGTCACCCTTGACATCCACGAATATGGGCCGACAGGTTGGCTGGCATTAGGATTGTTGAAAGACCTCGGTGAGCAATTGGATTGTATTTCAAATCCAGCAATCCCTGTCCCGCTCAAGCGATTTGCTGTGACAGAAATACTTGAACCCGCACTTGACAGCACAATGCTGAAAGGGGTAAAAGCTGGGCGCTACCTCATCACGGGTGCGGATCCGACTCAGCCAGCCCGGCATAGCACAACCGATATCGATGATGGCCGAAATAGCTTTGGTATCCATTATACGCTGTCATTTATATTAGAGGGAATGGCCGGATTCTCGAAATCCGATCGCATCTGGGAACGTGCGAAAAGCCAGCTCACCATGATCAAGGCATTTTTAAACATTTGTGATGCAAAAGCTGGTGCGATCACCAGTATTGTGCGTCATTGGAGGAAACAATCTCTGCACCAAGTCCCTGATACGGTGATCATCCAAGCCAATTACACCGAAAAGTACTCTCGACCTCTCACCGTTAATGTGACCCGTTGCTGCGATCGTCGCGATACGACAATTATCCTATCCGATTATCGACCGAATCCTGAGCCGATCGTCTTCGTCTTGCGCCCAAAGGCGTATCTGATCGAACAACCAGATTCAACTGTCCTTTCGGTACTGAAACACCATTTGTTGCCTTATAGAGTATTGGTAGCTGATACGCTCTGTCGTGTGGAACAATTTGAAGTGACCGGAATTGACACGTTGCGATTCGAAGGTAGGGAGACATTAATTCCTGCTGGCAGCTACACTCGGAAAGAAAAAAATTTTTCCCGAGGTTGCATCTTGGTTCCGACGAATCATGGCAGGGCGATTTTATTAGTTCAGATGTTAGAACCACAGAGCTTTTATGGATTATCGCATTATGCCGAGTTTCAGTTCCTTTCTCAAAATAAATTTTATCCGATCTATCGACTGATAGAATGA
- a CDS encoding aminotransferase class I/II-fold pyridoxal phosphate-dependent enzyme: MIGKPIVPPIHFSATYKFDNSDQLIDVVQHRSGYIYSRWDNPTVREVEAAMAKLEGYEEALAFSSGMAAITTAILTFTRPDSRIVGINELYGATFQFLYDYLRRLNIETVGINYDHMEQLYKEIDAGLTMLYLETPTNPLLRVIEIEPLARIAHAKGAIVFLDSTFASPVNQHPKDFGVDIVIHSATKYIGGHHDITGGFVCCNKRLAAAIWEYRKIFGGVMDPLTAFLVQRGLGTLELRVLKQNENAMQVAQFLASHAKIRKVNYPGLPSHPDHAVAKRQMRGFGGMLSFEVDADFDATKRFMDALKVIKLATSLGGITSLANQPITNTHAALNPEQRKTAGLSESLVRLSVGIEPPEILIDDLQQALMVI, encoded by the coding sequence ATGATAGGCAAACCAATTGTCCCGCCGATTCATTTTAGTGCGACTTATAAGTTTGACAATTCTGACCAGCTCATCGATGTCGTGCAACATCGCTCTGGTTATATTTATTCTCGCTGGGATAATCCAACTGTTCGCGAAGTCGAGGCTGCCATGGCTAAATTGGAAGGGTATGAGGAAGCGCTGGCATTTAGCTCTGGCATGGCCGCGATCACCACTGCGATTTTAACCTTCACCCGGCCCGATAGCCGCATTGTTGGGATAAATGAGCTGTATGGCGCTACATTTCAGTTTTTGTACGATTATCTGAGGAGGCTCAATATTGAAACGGTGGGCATCAACTATGATCACATGGAGCAGCTCTACAAAGAAATTGATGCAGGCTTGACAATGCTTTATCTTGAGACGCCTACCAATCCGCTGTTGCGAGTAATTGAGATCGAGCCACTTGCTCGCATAGCCCACGCCAAGGGAGCGATCGTGTTTTTAGATTCAACTTTTGCATCGCCAGTGAATCAGCATCCCAAGGATTTCGGGGTCGATATTGTCATTCACAGTGCCACCAAGTATATTGGCGGCCATCATGATATTACTGGAGGCTTTGTGTGCTGCAATAAACGACTGGCTGCAGCGATTTGGGAATACCGAAAAATCTTTGGCGGCGTAATGGATCCGCTCACTGCTTTTTTAGTCCAGCGCGGTTTGGGCACCCTGGAGCTTCGTGTGTTGAAACAAAACGAGAACGCGATGCAAGTGGCCCAATTTTTGGCCTCCCATGCCAAGATCAGAAAAGTCAATTATCCAGGGCTTCCCTCCCACCCCGATCATGCCGTGGCGAAACGACAAATGCGCGGCTTCGGCGGGATGCTTAGCTTCGAGGTGGATGCCGATTTTGACGCGACCAAACGATTCATGGATGCTCTCAAAGTGATTAAACTTGCCACCAGCCTGGGTGGCATCACCAGCTTGGCAAACCAGCCCATCACCAACACCCATGCAGCGCTGAATCCTGAGCAACGAAAAACCGCAGGGCTAAGTGAGAGCTTGGTACGACTATCCGTCGGCATCGAGCCTCCCGAAATACTGATCGATGACCTTCAACAGGCTTTGATGGTCATTTGA
- a CDS encoding tetratricopeptide repeat protein, which yields MNRIVFVILILAVGMFLFVNCGPKKTKEQLYAEAFQLERQEKFKEAIEIYEQLIKDFPKANFADSLLFKVGQMYSNNLMDFEHAVEAHKQLLKKYPNSKFAAQSLFMIGYHYANSISDTAEARKYYQKFLEQYPQHELVSSVKWELEYLGKDINELDFLKGDREATADSNIANPTTTR from the coding sequence ATGAATCGCATTGTTTTTGTGATCCTCATCTTAGCAGTTGGTATGTTTCTGTTCGTCAATTGTGGTCCTAAAAAGACTAAAGAACAGCTTTATGCGGAGGCATTTCAACTGGAACGACAGGAGAAATTTAAAGAAGCTATCGAGATCTATGAACAGCTCATTAAGGACTTTCCGAAGGCAAATTTTGCCGATTCATTGTTGTTTAAAGTCGGACAGATGTATTCAAACAACCTGATGGATTTCGAGCATGCTGTCGAAGCTCACAAACAACTGCTAAAGAAGTACCCCAATAGTAAATTTGCCGCACAATCCTTATTCATGATTGGTTATCACTACGCGAACAGCATCAGCGACACCGCAGAAGCCAGAAAGTATTACCAAAAATTCTTAGAGCAGTACCCCCAGCATGAATTGGTCAGCTCGGTAAAATGGGAATTAGAGTATCTCGGAAAAGACATTAACGAGCTAGACTTTTTAAAGGGCGATCGTGAAGCAACCGCAGATTCGAATATCGCAAATCCAACGACGACGCGATAG
- a CDS encoding class I SAM-dependent methyltransferase: MNGQQDYDSNYQRIAKLLAKNYIHRFIKPDALSILPELRLRENIKILDVGCGNGRLLFKLASFMDSCELHGIDIRPERIRKNQAKNRYPNLNFHCCPADNLPFPSEYFDLITCTSALQKFPQKVRSLDEMHRVLKTKGDLYILEGIRDNEWKNKFEKILRQSKFIRPEKKFLPQTALFSKSYLIHYVK, encoded by the coding sequence ATGAACGGACAACAGGATTACGATTCCAATTATCAGCGGATCGCGAAATTGCTCGCTAAAAATTACATTCATCGTTTCATTAAACCTGATGCATTATCCATTCTTCCTGAACTGAGACTTCGGGAGAACATCAAGATTTTAGATGTTGGCTGTGGAAATGGAAGACTGCTTTTTAAGCTGGCTTCATTTATGGACTCATGCGAACTCCATGGGATCGATATCCGGCCTGAGCGAATTCGAAAAAATCAGGCAAAGAATCGATACCCCAATTTGAATTTCCACTGCTGTCCAGCAGACAATCTTCCTTTTCCAAGCGAATATTTCGACTTGATCACATGCACAAGCGCGCTTCAGAAATTCCCTCAAAAGGTTCGATCGCTGGATGAAATGCATCGCGTGCTGAAAACCAAAGGGGATTTGTACATTTTGGAAGGAATTCGAGATAATGAATGGAAAAACAAATTTGAAAAAATCTTGCGGCAATCGAAATTCATTCGTCCAGAAAAAAAATTCCTCCCACAAACAGCGTTGTTCAGCAAAAGTTACTTGATTCATTACGTGAAATAA